The genomic window GATAGCATGAAGAAAGCAGAtgtaattttcaaaaggaaatatcCGAAAAAAAATTTCAGAGCTATGAACAAAGAGGATGCAGAGTGTAAAAAATTATTTGGCTCTTTCAGAGAGCTGACATAGGCACAAggaactgaatggcttccttttttCTTTAAGTAGCCACTTAGAAACAGGATTTGAATATTGTTGATTAGAGAGAGATGTTGATGAAACCTTTTGTCTTTCACTTATCAGGAAGTAGGCAAGGATTACAAATGTCAAACAATCATCATTTTATATTGCAGGAGAAATAGGTGCTGATGGATTGGCTATGGTGTTGCCATGAAAAAGTAATGAGGAGCTAAAGAGGAGCCCACCCTCCCAGAAAATTCAAGACCAGTGCAAAGTTaacttgccaaccaattagcATGCTTTCCTCCAGTAGTTTACATTGGTGTGGTCATTTGAAGTGTGGCATTTTGTATTTGGCCTGTTGaaggcaaaacaaaaagcttcatTAGCATGTCTCCTTAGAAAAATTCTAACTTTGTGTTACTTGAAGTATCATCGATGCTAGTTAACTTGTTTAAATTCTCATATTTACTATCAAATCCCTCCCTATCCTCCTTGCACTGATCCTATTATTACCTGCAGCACAACACTTTTTGAGATGCCTTAATGTTCTTCTAATTCCGGCATCTATCATCCCTAATTTTAATCATGCCACGATTAGCAACTTTGCCTCCAGTTACAAAGTGGCTGAACTTTGGAGTTCTCTTCTTAAATGCATTTGCCTCTCTAAATCTTCTTCTTAAGATCCTTtgaaaaacctacctctttgatcaaACTTTTGGACATGTGACTTAATATCTCTATAGGTGACTTTTGACATCAAATTTGATGTGGGAACATGCCTGTGGAAATCCTTGGAACATTTTTATAATGTCAGAGATACTATATGAATATAAATTGTTTTACAAATTTGTGATCTTCAAAATCTAACCAATCTTTTCTAGCTGTCTATATGTAACCCATGCAAATTCTTGTCTTTCCACAGGGCAACTGCTGCAAGTTGTACGAGCTCCTAATGGAGCCCACTACTTTTTCCAGCCACACCAGCAAGTTGTACTTGCACAATCAGTGACTCAGCAGCAGGTTATTCAGCAGATGCAGTCTGGTGGTGTGCAGGCACCTGTCATACAGCAGGTGTGTACCACTGATTAgttttgatgtggaggtgtcagtgttggactggggtggacaaagtcagacgtcacaacaccaggttatagtccaacaggttaaatTGAAGTCACAGGCTTTCACCTGACACAGGAGCAgcagtctgaaagcttgtgatttcacataaacctattagacaataacctggtgttgcatgAATTCTGACTGATTAGTTGTCATCTAGTGTCAGTTAAGGTTGATAAGAAAATAGATTATTGTAACCAAACTGCTATTCTATAACTAAATTTCTATTTACCATAACTTTTCATCTTGTGTTCATtgggacaattcacaagaaataccaaagtcAAGGGAAAACAACTTTTATATTGTATGAGAGGAGAGTGATGGTTGCTTGGCAAGTGTACTCTGATTGGTAGAAATATTGTCATGGGGAATGCACTAATTACcattgattgacagttaactgtcaaactTGCCCAAATTTTAAACTAGGTAGATTGAATCTGGTCATAGTTTTGCCTTgaaaaatgaaccagagaatAGCTGTCACCTATCTTGTTGAGTTGCAGTGAATGTGCATACTCCGTGAATCAGCTTGTGCGTACTGAAAGCTAGATGCTCAGtatcagcagtgtgtattatctacaaactgcactgcagaaattcaccaaagatccttagacagcacattccaaacccacagacGTTTCCATCTTGAAGCACAAGGTCGCAGGTACATGGGAAGACCATTAATTGCAAGTTCCCGTCCAAGTGTGtcgccaccctgacttggaaatatatattgCCAACAACCAATTTAGGATGGTCAGTTATGCTCACAGTGTTCACCTGCATGTACTAGAAGCtacaaatttttgtttttttttcattcttgcgTGGAaggtgggtgtctctggctggccagcatttattgcctgtccctagttgcccttggaaaggtgagggtgagctgcctccttgaaccactgcagtctatgtagTGTGGGTTGATCCCAATGGGACTGAAGGATTTCTTCAGCATTTCAACCCAGCGAAACCAGAGCtaacattcctcagaactgaggaagggtcaccagactggaaTCGTTAACTCAgattctttcttcagaaatgctgccagacctgccgaagttttccagcaacttctgtttttattcctgatgcacagcatctgcagttcttttggtttttatttagcaactTGTCTAGGTGCAGAATCATACTTAATGTCAGACATTGTGAATGAGTTTTGCCAGTGTGGGTAGTTTGGATGCAGTCAGTGCCTTACTGCTTGTGAATGGCCAAAGGTGTGTGCTGTTTGATATAATCTGCCAGCCTGAGAGAAATGTGGTCTATACACCAAGTATCAGACTGACACAAAAATTTTTATATCACATTAATATTTTGTTTGATAGAACTTATTTTTGGCTTGACAGCAGCTTCTTGTTCGTGGCAAACACTGCATATTGGCAGTGTGTGACAGCTAGTTGTTCAGATTTTGAGATATTTTACTGTTCCAGGGTATCCTGAGGTAGGCTGGGCACAgaaatttttttctttgttatttaaGATGCATCGGATTGAGATATAGATGTTATGACAATTTAACCATAGCATTAAATAAACTGGaagaattgtcctgatgaatacaAGATTGTAAGCTTCACCAAATATGTACTTTTTCCAGTAGTACTATGTTCTGTGTTTGCAAATGACTGTTTGAATTCAGGATTGTTAACTGAATAATGAATTTTCAGCTACTATTTTCCAAATTGATGCCTGCTCAAGACCAATTATATGTTGTGAAGCAAAAGAAGGTAAATATTCTAAgcagaagaaaataaaagctgtggggatggagcagggcAGAAGGAGTCACTGAATGGTTCTGGCTCTCTTAAAATTAAATCAAGTAAAGTAAAAtcgttttattttacaaattgaTATTGTGGAAAAACTATAAAATATATATACACCATAATGTAGTTTACCTAAAAAACATGCCTCAGAGTTATAGATAAAGGAGAAACAAACAGGACTGCAAATAAAGATTATCTCATTTTCTTTCTTATCAAGAGTACTCATATTTGCAATATGCCGCATACGTAGTGAGCCTGAATTCTCATTTTAAGTTCttaaatatttctgtttttgtgaattGCTGTTAGTACAGTTAATTATTTGTGGTATTCAATGATTTTTCTCAATTAATTTGTAAAACACTgcccaatattttaaaaaatagcaaGCATCCCTTTTTGATATTATTGGAGTGGAATATGCTTTTACCATAGTTTATGTAATGCTGTCTGTTAAATTGTCATTGTGCCTACAGTTCTGTAAGATGCATTTTAAATCAGTAAAGTGAAAATTTTCTGTGGAAAATTAAAAAGTAACCCTTTGGGGTTTTCTGTGTTGGGGAACATTGCGTTTGTACACCATGTATGCATGTATTTGGATCATTGAATTTTACAATGCAataagaggccatttgacccatcatgaaTGTATCGGCTTCCAGAAAAGCTACCCAGCTGGCCCTATCCTCCATCCTTATCCCTGTAGCCCTCtaattcaaatatttatccagtttTCTATTGAACCTCCTAAGGATGATCTTCCACCATTCTCCCAGGCAACACATTGCAAATCCTGACAACTCTTCacctcactcctagctctcttgctgaccaTCTTGAAATTGGGGCCTctggttactgacataccaaGTAGTGAAAACAGAGTGTCTGTCTTTACTGACAAAATTGTTCAAAGTTTGAACACGTCAATCAAGTCACTTTCAAGGAGAATAACCCTAATTTCTCTAatttttccttgtatctaaaaacCCTCCATCCTGGtgtcattctagtaaatctcctttgaactctgtACAGGgcttcaacatccttccttaaaaagcTGCCCAGAACTTGACACAGTACTGCAAATGTGGTCAGACCAATGGTTTATAGAGGTCTAGCATTCATTTCCTTGTTTTTATACAATGCCTGTAGTTATAAACTCAGGGATCCTGTAAACCggcttaacaactgtttcaacttgcctggccaccttcaaaGAATCATGTTCGtgaaccccaaggtctctctgctgCTGTACTCCCCCAAAAGTTGCACCATTGAGCCTGTAATGACTCTCTGGATTTCTTATATCAAGATACATAATTTTGCATATCATCTGTATTGAAATTCATTTACCAgctgtctgcccatttggccaatttGTCAATTCCCGCTGAAGTCATTCACCATGATTCTCACAATTCAATATTCTCCCTACCTTagtatcatcaacaaatttagagattttcccctcaacacccatctccaagTTGATTATATAAATCAGGAAAAAGCAAAGGTCCCAGTACCCGTCCCTTGGGAGCACcactttcaacttgtctccaaTCCGAGAAGTGTCCATCTGCACTTATCTTTTGTTTCTTACCTTTTAAGACGCTTCTAATCAATGTTGCCAAGGACCCATCAATGCCAAACATTTCTAATATGCTAATGAACCTGCTATTTTGCAAcagatgctttctgaaagtctaaatatacATCCAGAGCACCTACCTTCATTCACTGTCTGCCATctcatcaaagaattcaattGAATTTATCAGACATGACCAGCTGTTGAGAAAGTCATGTCACTTTGTCTAGTATTAGCTTATTTTTGTCAAAGTGTACAGTTATCTTATCCGGTCTTATGGCTTCTATCAGTTTTCCCACTATTATTGTCAAGCTGACACATCTGTTTTCTGGCTTGCCTTTTGCCCCTCTCTTAAACAACAGTATTATCACATCTAAAATCCTCCAGTTCCCAGAGACCAATCCTGTGTTCATAGAGGCCttgaaaatttctgtcaatggcaCCCGTAATTTGCTCTCTCACTTCTGTCATAAATCTAGaatgcatcccatccaggcctggtgacatagaacgtagaacagtacagcacagtacaggcccttcggtccatgatgttgtgctgaacttttaccctaatcctaaggtctatctaacctccacccctaccttatactatcatccatatgtcaaCATAAGagtgctgccagcctttttaGCACCTCTTTATCACTGTAATGATCAATTGCTCAGCACCCACATTTTCAACTAGACCATTGTCACCATCttctaatttggtaaagacagaaacaaaatgttCATATAGAACCTCTGCCATATCTtttgcttcagtgagcagcttaccCTGCATGTTCCTTATGGGCCTCACTCTGTCTTTTCACTAATCTTTTACTGTGTTTGAAGAACATGTTACTATTTGCTTAATCCTTGAAATCCTGTTGTGGAGAGTAGTTATTAAGCTTGGTTTACACCTTcctttcctgtagatgctggctCCACTGCCACCTGGAAGTATCCCTCAGCAGACCGGAGTGATCATTCAACCTCAGCAAATTCTTGTTGCAGGGAACAAAGTTCCTTCAAACACACAGGTATTCCGTTGTAGAAGTAGACAGGATGGTATCCGTGTTGTGTACTGGACTTGCTTCATAagtgtgaaagagaaatcatatcTTTACATTGTGCGTTCAGTTTCATTAGGGAAGTCATCTGGCACCACTTGACCATGACACACACTGGAGTCTGACTCCACTGACTCCCAGACTGCAGGCTTGTCTCGTAACCTTTCACTAACTCCCAACCTTCAGCTCATTGACATTACAATTGTCAAGAATTCTGTACTTTGCTCAAGAGTACAAGAAAGTGTATTTAACATCTACAGGTAGCCAGTACGAGGTCTTGGGTTTATTTTGAAATTCTTGTGCTGTCTGCAATGTTGCACTTTATTGCTAGATTTGTGTACATGAGCTtagaattaaaaatctgtctaaattACCTGTTATGTTTTTATGTGCAAGTTAAATATGTTCAGATTGAGGTGACTATAATGATACTAGACTATCTAActtcaggtttttaaaaatgacGGCTGTTAAAATAAACCTTTCAGGTTATGCAAGCCACCACTGTAGCAGCAACCCCATCGACACAGGTTGCTCAAACAAACAGCTCCACTCCTGTTCAGCAgcaaccacagcagcagcagcagcaacagcagcagcagcagcagccgcAGCCACCTTTAGTGGTGCAAGTAGATGGGTCtggagacacttcatcagaggaagATGACGATGATGAAGAGGATGAGTATGATGATGAGGAAGAAGAAAAGGATAAGGAGGAGGTtggggaagatggacaagttgaaGAGGTAACGTGACATGCATTGAAAGCAGGTTTATACAGAATACAGCATTCCAAACACTTAAGTTATCTTCGAAATCTCTTCATACACCATTAGAAACCGGCTTTAAAAAGGTCACATACACTGTTGCTTGGTAGAGCAGAATTTGAGAATATTGCTGAGAAGAGAGATTTGTCACTCGACAAGGAGAGAAGCCTTGCTCTTTTAAAAATTACATGGGAGCTTTGGGACCGTGTTGTTCCCcttgcattctccatgacaatgaCAATGCCTCTGCCAGTCAGAATCTACTTGCCAATCAGTCATCACCCTTTTCTCCTgtggtataaattgttgtgatggtTTGAAATCTTGCACATTTCCCCATTTCTTCATGCTcatatagacaatagacaataggtgctggagtacgccattcggccctttgagccagcaacaccattcgttatgatcatggctgatcatccacgatcagtatcctgttcctgccttatccccataacacttgattccacgATCTTTaggagctctgtctatctctttcttgaaagcatccaaagggttggcctccactgccttctggggcagagcattccatatatccacgactctcagtgaagaagtttttcctcaactctgttctaaatggcctcccccttatttttaaactgtgtcctctggtccaggactcacccatcagcggaaacatgcttcctgcctccacagtgtctaatcccttaataatctgaTACGTCTtaatcaaatcccctctcatccttctaaactcaagtgtatacaagcccagtcgctccaatctttcaacatatgatagtcccgccattccgggaattgaccttgtgaacctatgttgcactccctcaaaagcaagaatgtccttcctcaaattgggagaccaaaactgcacacaatgctccaggtgcggtctcaccagggccctgtacagctgcagaaggacctctttgctcctatactcaatttctcttgtgatgaaggccagcatgccattagctttcttcactacctgctgtacctgcatgcttgctttcattgactgatatacaagaacacccagatctcgttgtgctttCCCTTTACCTAACCTATGAATGCAACAGTAATACATTGCACTAATGTTGTATCATTAACGTACAAAAAAAGCCTTAAAGTGCTTTGCAAAACCATAATTTGACAAATTGATATGCAATCAAAGAAAGAGGTATCTGGAGGGAAGGATTAAAGTGTTGCCAGATGTAAATTTTCAGGAAGGTGTCCagggagaaaagacagaggaAGCTAAAATGGGAGTTTCAAATCTGAGTTGAGGCAGCTGAAAGCACAGACTTCAACCTTGCGCTGGTGTGAGGAATGCTGAAGAGACTGGAATTGTAGAATTGTGAAATTCTGTGAGAATTGTCAGGCTTGTGTGTGGGTCACGTACATATGCAAGTTTAACCAGGCTTTGCTTGACTCTTAGCAAAGTGCAGACTGTTATGTTTGTATAAATTGTATAAATTCTGCATTAATTGCTTTTTCTAAATTTCTAAGGAGCCACTGAACAGTGAAGATGATGTCAGTGATGAAGAGGGGCAAGAACTCTTTGACACAGAAAATGTTGTTGTATGCCAGTATGATAAGGTGAGAACCTAATAACTAGAATAGATCCGGGCGCTTGTCCCCCTGTATGGTCTTATGTATATTAAAATCATCACCAGTCTTGTGTGCTTCATTCAGAATTCCTACGCAAACATTTCCTTTGGAAACATACTGGCTTAAAATACTAATGTCCCTGTTCACTTTCCATTTATTACCAGCTGGTGGCACTAGAATGGAAGTCATTGTTAATGCCTGTGCTAAACTGCAGCAACTAGCTCCCAGTAGTCTGGGAAGTTCTTATCCAGGACCATTGTACTAGCTCCTAGTAGTTAGGAATATGAaggaatgatttatttattgtctcaCATATCTTGAAGATACTGTGGAAAGTCACCACAATCCGGCAAGTTCCATTAAGATTAAAAAGAAATTACTGAAGTAAAAATTCATCTTTAATTCGAATTGGGGTCTCAAGCGCACTTCAGGGCTTCTGCAAAGTATTCCGGTCCTCAAGGACTCCCACTCTGGGAACAGCAATAACGATGCTGATGCCCCAGGAGACTCCGGCTTTGGTGCCGTTACAGTCATGCCAACACCACCGAGAGTCCAGGCTCCAGGCCTGCTGCTGGCTGGAATCcctgtccatgctgacaatgCTGCAGCCACTACCATGCTAGCACCATTCCAGCCttgaagaagaaaggaagaagaaaagaaaaaggatGAAAAGCACATAAAGAGAATGATGCTGTTGTCCTGGAGATGAACCCGAACACTACCGATCTTGCTGGCAACAGATAGAATATCTTAGCCAGGCCAGAAAATTTGGTCTTTCGATGTCTGATCTTGAAGCACAGAAATTTTCAACACCAGAGGCTTTAgggaggtggttcagaggagaattgatacctggaatgacgAGGTTAGTctctgggcttgtttccactggagtttagaagagtgagtgatgatttaattgaaatatataagatcccGAATAGTTCTtatagagtggacatggaaagGAAAGTTCCtgttgtgggtcagtccagaagCAGACAGCAGTTTTAAAATCAGGAGTTGCCCTTTCATTACAGaggtgttaattttttttgtctcaggttgtgtgactttggaactctgcttcagatggcagtggaggctgggtcatcgaatgttttaagacagaggtgtaTACATTCTTGTTTGGGGGGGATTTCAGGATTATTGGGATAGATGGGAGAGTGGAATTCAAGGCAAACAAATTAGTCCTAATcttatagaatggtggagcagctcaAAGGACTGAATCTTTCTACTGACCTTTGTTCTTATTTCATGTGGTTGTATGCACTTGTGCCAGTTGTTCAATAACACATTCAGGCTAAAGTCCCACACCATGTTTTGTTGTCAGTCACCCTATAAATTCCTCATCCTTATGCACCTGTCCAACttactttaaaattatttatggATCACTTTCCACAACCCTTACAGTTAAAGTATTACAGGTCCTGACAATTCTTTATAGAAAATTTTCCCTCCGCTTTCCTTTACATGTTTGCCTATGATTTTAAATCTGgttatggagtttaatttggtttCAGTAATCTGCTAAGAgaaatggtagaggctggtacaatcacagcatttaaaagatatatggatgggtgtatgaataggaagggtttactggaatatgggccaaatggtggcaaaaaggactagattaatttaggatgtctgatcagcatggatgagttggaccgaagggtctgtttccatgctgtacagttctataacTCTAACTGGCTAGAGCACCATTTTTCAATATGAAACAAAAATGGCATTCCGGGTCCCTTGTTAAGGAGTAGCATCTATAGTCTAAATAGTCAGTCCCTGTCATGATGATGTTAGGTGAATATATTCGCCCTTGGTTCAACAGCCAAGTTTTCT from Stegostoma tigrinum isolate sSteTig4 chromosome 10, sSteTig4.hap1, whole genome shotgun sequence includes these protein-coding regions:
- the gtf2a1 gene encoding transcription initiation factor IIA subunit 1 isoform X4; this translates as MQSKAVDGFHSEEQQILIQAQQQQQQQQQQQQHQHQAQQQQQQQQQQHQHQAQQQQTQQVLTIPANSVFSSSHKSGPQVIMQDGKLIQHMNPTGMSAAATAATLALPAGVPAPYQLSNGPILANTGQLLQVVRAPNGAHYFFQPHQQVVLAQSVTQQQVIQQMQSGGVQAPVIQQMLAPLPPGSIPQQTGVIIQPQQILVAGNKVPSNTQVMQATTVAATPSTQVAQTNSSTPVQQQPQQQQQQQQQQQQPQPPLVVQVDGSGDTSSEEDDDDEEDEYDDEEEEKDKEEVGEDGQVEEEPLNSEDDVSDEEGQELFDTENVVVCQYDKIHRSKNKWKFHLKDGIMNLNGRDYVFSKAIGDAEW
- the gtf2a1 gene encoding transcription initiation factor IIA subunit 1 isoform X2 — encoded protein: MASSANSNPVPKLYRSVIEDVINDVREQFLDEGVDEQVLIELKTLWESKLMQSKAVDGFHSEEQQILIQAQQQQQQQQQQQQHQHQAQQQQQQQQQQHQHQAQQQQTQQVLTIPANSGPQVIMQDGKLIQHMNPTGMSAAATAATLALPAGVPAPYQLSNGPILANTGQLLQVVRAPNGAHYFFQPHQQVVLAQSVTQQQVIQQMQSGGVQAPVIQQMLAPLPPGSIPQQTGVIIQPQQILVAGNKVPSNTQVMQATTVAATPSTQVAQTNSSTPVQQQPQQQQQQQQQQQQPQPPLVVQVDGSGDTSSEEDDDDEEDEYDDEEEEKDKEEVGEDGQVEEEPLNSEDDVSDEEGQELFDTENVVVCQYDKIHRSKNKWKFHLKDGIMNLNGRDYVFSKAIGDAEW
- the gtf2a1 gene encoding transcription initiation factor IIA subunit 1 isoform X3, whose amino-acid sequence is MPKLYRSVIEDVINDVREQFLDEGVDEQVLIELKTLWESKLMQSKAVDGFHSEEQQILIQAQQQQQQQQQQQQHQHQAQQQQQQQQQQHQHQAQQQQTQQVLTIPANSVFSSSHKSGPQVIMQDGKLIQHMNPTGMSAAATAATLALPAGVPAPYQLSNGPILANTGQLLQVVRAPNGAHYFFQPHQQVVLAQSVTQQQVIQQMQSGGVQAPVIQQMLAPLPPGSIPQQTGVIIQPQQILVAGNKVPSNTQVMQATTVAATPSTQVAQTNSSTPVQQQPQQQQQQQQQQQQPQPPLVVQVDGSGDTSSEEDDDDEEDEYDDEEEEKDKEEVGEDGQVEEEPLNSEDDVSDEEGQELFDTENVVVCQYDKIHRSKNKWKFHLKDGIMNLNGRDYVFSKAIGDAEW